The Emcibacter nanhaiensis genome has a window encoding:
- a CDS encoding acyl-CoA dehydrogenase, with product MSFLFDHMREVNFQLHNVLESEQAFSGGVFADYTPETMSAFLETARAVAEDHYLPHYQTGDQQEPAFDGEKVHLLPELADAWRAFADAGFLSAHHDAEHGGMHMPQTLNSACMSFFYGANISFSGYSLLTIGAGNLIRSFGTEDQIARFLAPMTDGRFAGTMALTEPGQGSALSDIKTTAELQPDGSYRLKGHKMFISGGDQSITENIVHMVLARIKGAPEGVKGISLFICPKVRVGEDGSLGDRNDVALAGLLHKMGYRHTTSTVLNFGENDNCEAFLVGEPNRGLSYMFQMMNEARINVGLGAVMLGLAGYHYSLNYARERQQGRLPSCKDPLSPQVPLVAHPDIRRLLLAQKAYGEGALALALYASQQVDRIELADDGAEKKRLLGLLDLLTPVVKSYPSEYGLEANKMAIQVLGGSGYIREYPVEQYYRDNRLNPIHEGTEGIQGLDLLGRKVVIDGGASLKLLLECIAEDVRLASEDVVGEEITIPVAESLDLVGRVTRTLTGKMAEDVDLALANATLYLDFMGRVIIAWMWLRQARAAKLALNEEPEGNQADYYQGKLQAARYFMGRELTRTKEQANILMGFESSAFEMQDSWF from the coding sequence ATGTCGTTTTTATTTGATCACATGCGGGAGGTTAACTTCCAGCTTCACAATGTGCTGGAAAGTGAACAGGCTTTCTCCGGCGGTGTTTTTGCCGACTATACGCCGGAGACCATGAGCGCCTTTCTGGAGACGGCCCGGGCCGTTGCCGAGGACCATTACCTGCCGCATTATCAGACCGGGGACCAGCAGGAGCCGGCCTTTGACGGCGAAAAGGTCCACCTGCTGCCGGAACTGGCGGACGCCTGGCGGGCCTTCGCCGACGCGGGGTTCCTGTCCGCCCATCATGATGCGGAGCACGGCGGGATGCATATGCCGCAGACCCTGAACAGTGCCTGCATGTCCTTCTTTTACGGCGCCAATATTTCTTTCTCCGGGTACAGCCTGCTGACCATCGGCGCCGGCAACCTGATCCGCAGTTTCGGCACCGAAGACCAGATCGCCCGCTTCCTCGCGCCCATGACCGACGGCCGCTTTGCCGGCACCATGGCGCTGACCGAGCCCGGGCAGGGATCGGCTTTGTCGGATATCAAAACGACCGCTGAACTCCAGCCAGACGGCAGCTATCGCCTTAAGGGGCATAAAATGTTCATCTCCGGCGGCGACCAGTCCATCACCGAAAATATCGTGCATATGGTGCTGGCCCGGATCAAGGGCGCGCCGGAAGGGGTCAAGGGCATCTCCCTGTTTATCTGTCCCAAGGTGCGGGTGGGTGAGGATGGCTCGTTGGGGGATCGTAACGATGTTGCCCTGGCCGGTCTGCTGCATAAAATGGGTTATCGCCATACGACCTCCACGGTGCTGAATTTCGGCGAGAATGACAATTGCGAGGCCTTTCTGGTCGGCGAGCCCAACCGCGGCCTCAGCTATATGTTCCAGATGATGAACGAGGCCCGGATCAATGTCGGTCTCGGCGCGGTCATGCTCGGCCTGGCCGGCTATCACTACAGCCTCAACTACGCCCGCGAGCGGCAGCAAGGCCGCCTGCCGTCCTGCAAGGACCCGCTGAGCCCGCAGGTGCCGCTGGTTGCGCACCCGGATATCCGAAGGCTGCTGCTGGCGCAAAAGGCCTATGGCGAAGGGGCTTTGGCCCTGGCCCTCTACGCCAGCCAGCAGGTGGACCGTATTGAACTGGCCGACGACGGGGCCGAGAAGAAACGCCTGCTCGGCCTGTTGGACCTGCTGACCCCGGTGGTGAAAAGCTATCCGTCAGAATATGGACTCGAGGCCAACAAGATGGCGATCCAGGTGCTCGGCGGCTCGGGCTATATCCGCGAATATCCGGTCGAGCAATATTACCGGGACAACCGCCTCAACCCGATTCATGAGGGCACCGAAGGCATCCAGGGGCTGGACCTGCTGGGCCGCAAGGTGGTGATCGACGGCGGCGCCTCCCTCAAATTGCTGCTGGAGTGTATTGCCGAAGATGTGCGGCTGGCATCTGAAGACGTGGTCGGGGAGGAAATCACCATCCCGGTGGCGGAAAGCCTTGACCTGGTCGGGCGGGTGACCCGCACCCTGACCGGAAAAATGGCCGAGGATGTGGACCTGGCGCTGGCCAACGCCACCCTGTATCTGGATTTCATGGGCCGGGTGATCATCGCCTGGATGTGGCTGCGCCAGGCCCGGGCCGCCAAGCTCGCCCTGAACGAGGAGCCGGAAGGAAACCAGGCGGATTATTACCAGGGCAAGCTGCAGGCCGCCCGCTATTTCATGGGCCGGGAACTTACCCGCACCAAAGAGCAGGCGAATATACTGATGGGATTTGAGTCCAGCGCCTTTGAGATGCAGGACAGCTGGTTTTAG
- a CDS encoding long-chain-fatty-acid--CoA ligase produces MQSAPINLVEILIHAATYHGEAEIVSRLAEDGSIHRENYGQCLARTEKLAAALARLGVREGDRIATLAWNGYRHIESWFAISGKGAICHTLNPRLFAEQLIYIINHAEDRMILTDVTFVPLLEKLQEHLPTVEKYIVMTDRAHMPDTSLHGALCYEDLLAAEDRGYQWPSFPEETPSSLCYTSGTTGNPKGVLYTHRSNLLHAACGNSPDGFGQAAESAILIIVPMFHANAWGLTFAAPMVGAKMILPGAGMDGASIHELIRAEGATCSAAVPTIWNGLLDYLDKSGQDLATIKSLIVGGSAAPRYMIQLLDQKYGVEVNHAWGMTEMSPLGTVNRDLPFMKGLKDRDYEAWLDLKCKQGRPPFGVKMKIVDDDDNELPWDGTTFGRLLVKGPWIVESYYKQAEKAVDADGWFDTGDVATIDAHGFMQITDRAKDVIKSGGEWISSVDLENIVMGHDAVALAAVIGMSHPKWEERPLLVVQLKQGAEASREELLGYLEGKVAKWWIPDDVQFVEDIPLTATGKISKLGLRETFKDYKFPEI; encoded by the coding sequence ATGCAATCGGCACCGATCAATCTTGTGGAAATCCTGATCCATGCCGCCACCTACCACGGCGAAGCGGAAATCGTCTCGCGCCTGGCCGAGGACGGCAGCATACACCGGGAAAATTACGGGCAATGCCTGGCACGGACAGAAAAGCTGGCGGCAGCGCTGGCCCGGCTCGGTGTCCGGGAGGGCGACCGTATCGCCACCCTGGCCTGGAACGGCTATCGCCATATCGAAAGCTGGTTCGCCATTTCCGGCAAGGGCGCCATCTGCCACACCCTGAACCCGCGCCTGTTTGCCGAGCAATTGATCTATATTATCAACCACGCCGAAGACCGCATGATCCTGACCGACGTCACCTTCGTGCCGCTGCTGGAAAAGCTGCAGGAGCATCTGCCGACGGTGGAAAAATACATTGTCATGACCGACCGGGCGCATATGCCGGACACCAGCCTGCACGGCGCGCTCTGTTATGAGGATCTGCTGGCGGCCGAGGACAGGGGGTACCAGTGGCCGTCCTTCCCGGAGGAGACGCCGTCCTCACTTTGTTACACATCCGGAACGACAGGCAATCCCAAAGGCGTGCTCTATACCCATCGCTCCAACCTGCTGCATGCGGCCTGCGGCAACAGCCCGGACGGCTTCGGCCAGGCGGCGGAGAGCGCCATCCTGATCATTGTGCCCATGTTTCACGCCAACGCCTGGGGCCTGACCTTTGCCGCGCCCATGGTCGGGGCAAAGATGATCCTGCCCGGGGCCGGCATGGACGGGGCCAGCATCCATGAACTGATCCGCGCCGAGGGTGCCACCTGCTCGGCGGCGGTGCCGACCATCTGGAACGGGCTGCTCGACTATCTCGATAAAAGCGGCCAGGACCTGGCCACTATTAAAAGTTTGATTGTCGGCGGCTCGGCCGCGCCGCGCTATATGATTCAGCTGCTGGACCAGAAATATGGCGTCGAAGTCAACCATGCCTGGGGCATGACCGAGATGAGCCCGCTCGGCACCGTCAATCGGGACCTGCCGTTCATGAAGGGGCTCAAGGACCGGGATTACGAGGCCTGGCTTGACCTCAAATGCAAGCAGGGCCGCCCGCCGTTCGGCGTGAAAATGAAAATCGTCGATGATGACGACAATGAGCTGCCGTGGGACGGCACCACCTTCGGGCGGCTGCTGGTCAAGGGGCCGTGGATTGTGGAAAGCTATTACAAGCAGGCGGAAAAGGCGGTCGATGCGGACGGCTGGTTCGATACCGGCGATGTGGCCACCATCGACGCGCATGGCTTCATGCAGATCACCGACCGGGCCAAGGATGTGATCAAGTCCGGCGGCGAATGGATCAGCTCGGTGGACCTGGAGAATATCGTCATGGGCCATGACGCGGTGGCGCTCGCCGCCGTGATCGGCATGTCCCATCCCAAGTGGGAGGAACGGCCGCTGCTGGTGGTGCAGCTGAAACAAGGGGCCGAGGCAAGCCGGGAAGAGCTGCTCGGCTATCTCGAGGGCAAGGTCGCCAAATGGTGGATTCCCGACGATGTGCAGTTTGTCGAGGACATCCCGCTCACTGCCACCGGCAAGATCAGCAAGCTGGGCCTGAGGGAAACGTTCAAAGATTATAAATTTCCCGAGATCTGA
- a CDS encoding TonB-dependent siderophore receptor, with the protein MSIRTTTALAALITVGACTPPALAQQDDDSLEEIIVVGKQQSYFEKARKTAMKMEADDLETPFSLSVLNATMLEDLKANTLEDAYGYISGFSRSGTNANSFTIRGLSADLQNIQVDGLPGLVSRFGSPVTANIERVEVLKGPASVLYGWMDPGGMLNIVTKKPQAETYRSVDVTYQHFIDQNEGGLEGSIDLTGPLNDDGTIMYRLVAGGETEDSFRNYVEEDTLYFYPSLAFQLSDKTRLDLQFEYTKEDRSGDDGLFVLNQDLSTIAPIETYYQEPGDSDNDKGYAFSLSLEHQASDNLTASFRWRSVFHEDERDLYESNAVRPDNTLRRRNRNQYNNRKYHFFDANVNYHIDGAIEQNILAGVNGGYEYRQYDRLAFDTRGANVDIYDPVYTGQILEDDPGNFRKWNLYNVGAYLFDRFTINEHLTLVAGVRFDYQEGDYEYYYLDNDDTGEDETNTSSTNFNGGIVYRVNDRLSLYASYAQSFNPQTVATYDQHGDQLDPEQGEQFEAGVKLAALDGRLNLNAAWFDISKENVVENNGDYNELVGKITSNGIEVNLQYQATDTLQFQGGYTYVDAEVAETFNEDALNNVPAFAPAHSAFLWMRYNYPREVLGGLLGASLGVRYESDRFTDEESRKRVLLPEYTVVDAALYYERNRMKYAVNIANLTNKVYYTGGSNDYKIYPAEPLKISLSARIDF; encoded by the coding sequence ATGAGTATCCGGACTACCACAGCCCTGGCCGCCCTGATAACTGTCGGCGCCTGCACACCCCCTGCCCTGGCACAACAAGACGACGACAGTCTCGAGGAGATTATCGTTGTCGGCAAACAACAGTCCTATTTCGAAAAGGCCCGCAAAACGGCCATGAAGATGGAAGCGGACGATCTGGAAACGCCTTTCAGTCTGAGTGTACTTAACGCCACCATGCTGGAAGACCTGAAAGCCAACACCCTGGAAGACGCCTATGGTTATATTTCCGGTTTTTCCCGGTCCGGCACCAACGCCAACTCTTTCACCATCCGCGGCCTGTCCGCCGATCTGCAGAATATCCAGGTGGACGGCCTGCCGGGACTGGTTTCCCGCTTCGGCTCCCCGGTCACGGCCAATATCGAGCGGGTGGAAGTCCTCAAAGGTCCGGCTTCCGTGCTTTACGGCTGGATGGATCCGGGCGGGATGCTCAATATCGTCACCAAGAAACCGCAGGCCGAAACCTATCGTTCCGTTGATGTGACCTACCAGCATTTCATAGACCAGAACGAGGGCGGCCTGGAGGGATCAATTGACCTGACCGGCCCGCTCAATGACGACGGCACGATCATGTACCGGCTGGTGGCGGGCGGTGAAACCGAAGACAGCTTCCGAAATTATGTGGAGGAAGACACCCTCTACTTCTATCCGAGCCTGGCGTTCCAATTGAGTGACAAGACCCGTCTTGATCTGCAGTTTGAATATACCAAAGAAGACCGCAGCGGTGACGACGGCCTGTTTGTCCTGAATCAGGATCTCTCCACCATTGCGCCCATCGAGACCTATTATCAGGAACCGGGCGACAGCGATAATGATAAAGGCTATGCCTTCTCCCTCAGCCTGGAACATCAGGCAAGCGACAATCTCACCGCCTCTTTCAGATGGCGTAGCGTTTTCCATGAAGATGAACGGGATCTCTATGAGAGCAATGCGGTGCGCCCGGACAATACGTTGCGCCGGCGTAACCGGAACCAATATAACAACCGCAAATATCATTTCTTTGACGCCAATGTGAACTATCATATCGACGGCGCCATCGAACAGAATATCCTGGCCGGGGTGAACGGCGGTTATGAATATCGCCAGTATGACCGGCTTGCCTTTGATACCCGGGGCGCCAACGTGGATATCTATGATCCGGTCTATACAGGCCAGATCCTGGAAGACGACCCGGGCAACTTCCGCAAGTGGAACCTTTATAACGTTGGCGCCTATTTGTTCGACCGCTTCACAATAAACGAGCATCTGACTCTTGTCGCCGGTGTACGGTTTGACTATCAGGAAGGTGATTACGAATATTATTATCTCGACAACGACGATACCGGCGAAGACGAAACAAATACCTCAAGCACAAACTTTAATGGCGGCATTGTCTATCGGGTCAACGACAGGCTGTCACTCTATGCCTCCTACGCCCAGTCCTTCAACCCACAGACCGTGGCCACCTATGACCAGCATGGCGACCAGCTGGACCCGGAACAGGGCGAGCAGTTCGAGGCTGGCGTTAAGCTCGCCGCCCTTGACGGCCGGCTGAACCTGAATGCCGCCTGGTTTGATATCAGCAAGGAAAATGTGGTGGAAAACAACGGCGACTATAACGAACTTGTGGGCAAAATCACCAGCAATGGCATTGAAGTCAATCTGCAGTATCAGGCGACGGATACCCTGCAGTTTCAGGGCGGGTACACTTATGTAGATGCGGAAGTGGCTGAAACCTTCAACGAGGATGCGCTCAACAACGTACCAGCCTTTGCCCCAGCGCACAGCGCCTTCCTGTGGATGCGTTACAACTATCCCCGGGAAGTGTTGGGTGGCCTGCTGGGAGCCAGCCTCGGCGTGCGGTATGAATCTGACCGCTTTACCGATGAAGAAAGCAGAAAACGAGTGCTCCTGCCTGAATATACGGTTGTCGATGCGGCGCTATATTACGAACGAAACCGCATGAAATATGCCGTCAATATCGCCAACCTGACCAACAAGGTCTATTATACCGGCGGCAGCAACGACTATAAGATTTACCCCGCCGAACCGCTGAAAATCTCTTTGTCGGCACGGATCGATTTCTAA
- a CDS encoding YSC84-related protein, with translation MFRKSFLILCAMMVPLLASVPAQAKSKDEKRQEILEMKDEVLAKLYKSNPETKSMIKEAEGYAVFNSGGVNVILFSAGSGTGVAHDNKSGQNIYMKMATGGVGIGLGVKDYRTVMIFHKRSSFDNFVDKGWDFSGQADAAAKVSDEGGAASGADTVVSGVSVYQMTENGLALQATLQGTKYWKNGKLNKD, from the coding sequence ATGTTCAGAAAAAGCTTTTTGATTCTCTGTGCGATGATGGTGCCGCTGTTGGCATCCGTACCCGCCCAGGCCAAATCCAAAGACGAAAAGCGCCAGGAAATCCTGGAAATGAAGGACGAAGTGCTGGCCAAGCTCTATAAAAGCAACCCGGAAACCAAGTCCATGATCAAGGAAGCCGAGGGCTATGCGGTCTTCAACTCGGGCGGGGTCAATGTGATCCTCTTTTCCGCCGGCTCCGGCACCGGCGTCGCCCATGACAACAAGTCGGGCCAGAATATCTATATGAAAATGGCCACCGGCGGGGTCGGCATCGGCCTCGGCGTCAAGGATTACCGCACGGTGATGATTTTCCACAAGCGCTCTTCCTTCGATAATTTCGTCGACAAGGGCTGGGACTTCTCCGGCCAGGCCGATGCGGCGGCCAAGGTCTCTGACGAAGGCGGGGCGGCGAGCGGCGCCGATACCGTTGTGTCCGGCGTCAGTGTCTACCAGATGACTGAAAACGGTCTCGCGTTGCAGGCGACCCTGCAGGGCACCAAATACTGGAAAAACGGCAAGCTGAACAAGGACTAG
- a CDS encoding carboxymuconolactone decarboxylase family protein, which yields MMTMTTAIPYENHIPDVLQALQQVEVTMAEHGLDPLLVHLVKLRASQINSCGFCVKMHIREARADGETDERLERLVVWRHVDDYSERERAALKWTEALTTLKEDTDYGALRAELKALFSEAEISVLTSTIMMINLWNRMKASQH from the coding sequence ATGATGACCATGACGACGGCTATCCCCTATGAAAACCATATTCCCGATGTGCTGCAGGCATTGCAGCAGGTGGAAGTAACCATGGCGGAGCATGGCCTTGATCCGCTGCTGGTGCATCTGGTCAAGCTCCGTGCCTCCCAGATCAACAGCTGCGGTTTTTGTGTGAAAATGCATATCCGCGAGGCCCGCGCCGACGGCGAAACGGACGAGCGTCTGGAACGGCTTGTGGTCTGGCGCCATGTGGACGATTATAGTGAGCGGGAGCGGGCGGCACTCAAATGGACCGAGGCGCTGACCACCCTGAAGGAGGACACCGACTACGGCGCGCTCAGGGCGGAACTGAAGGCGCTTTTTTCCGAGGCGGAAATATCGGTTTTGACCTCCACCATCATGATGATTAATCTGTGGAACCGGATGAAGGCCTCGCAACATTGA
- a CDS encoding RNA polymerase sigma-70 factor: MEPDEGLATLTMTDTDLLTDFETARPRLRGLAYRLLGSLSDAEDAVQECFLKWQAADRTAIDNPAAWLTTVCTRHCLDVLKSAQRSRVDYVGPWLPEPLAGTEEGDPEQQVALASSLSLAFLTLLERLTPKERAAYLLREIFDQDYAEVAEIIGATEPNCRKLVSRARDYVKGERPRAVVPVERQQSLLESFLGALGSGDTDRLSSLLSEDIRLTTDGGGKAHAIREPLFGVERIVHFFRVIFINNAGQGRIEMSLLNGAPALIVELDGMVVTALSFDWDDDGRIREILIMRNPDKLERLQGIYQSVGVL, encoded by the coding sequence GTGGAACCGGATGAAGGCCTCGCAACATTGACCATGACCGATACCGACCTGTTGACGGATTTTGAAACGGCCCGTCCCCGGCTCAGGGGGCTGGCCTACCGCCTGCTGGGCTCGCTCAGTGATGCCGAGGATGCCGTGCAGGAGTGTTTCCTGAAATGGCAGGCGGCGGACCGGACGGCGATCGACAATCCTGCCGCATGGCTCACCACGGTCTGTACCCGCCACTGCCTGGACGTTTTGAAATCGGCGCAGCGCAGCCGGGTCGATTATGTCGGGCCGTGGCTGCCGGAACCGCTCGCCGGGACCGAGGAGGGCGACCCGGAACAGCAGGTGGCGCTGGCCTCCTCGCTGTCGCTGGCCTTTCTCACCCTGCTGGAACGGCTGACACCAAAGGAACGGGCCGCCTATCTGCTCAGGGAAATTTTCGATCAGGACTATGCCGAGGTGGCGGAGATTATTGGCGCGACGGAACCCAACTGCCGCAAGCTGGTGTCCCGGGCGCGGGACTATGTGAAAGGAGAGCGTCCGCGGGCGGTGGTGCCTGTCGAGCGGCAGCAGTCCCTGCTGGAGAGTTTTCTCGGCGCGCTCGGCTCCGGTGATACGGACCGGCTCAGCAGCCTGCTCAGCGAAGACATCCGGCTCACGACCGACGGCGGCGGCAAGGCCCACGCCATTCGCGAGCCGCTGTTCGGCGTTGAGCGGATCGTGCATTTCTTCCGGGTAATCTTTATCAACAATGCCGGTCAGGGCCGGATTGAAATGTCCCTGCTCAACGGCGCCCCGGCGCTGATTGTCGAACTGGACGGGATGGTGGTCACCGCCCTGTCGTTCGACTGGGACGACGACGGCCGCATCCGGGAAATCCTGATCATGCGCAACCCGGATAAATTGGAGCGGTTGCAGGGTATTTATCAGTCAGTAGGCGTACTATAA
- a CDS encoding protein adenylyltransferase SelO, with product MSMIDSLSFDNRFAELGEPFFAPMRARPLPDARMVTFSREAAQLLDLHPDWLGSAEAVNIFAGHEVPEQAQPLSMVYAGHQFGGYSAQLGDGRGILLGQVRNKAGELWDIHTKGSGKTPFSRFGDGRAVLRSCIREYLASEALHHLGIPTTRALCVLESSEPVQRETLENAALLVRLARSHVRFGSFEYFAHTKRPEALKQLADYVIATHFPDVSEAEQPYDALLLRMAELTGSMIAHWQAYGFAHGVMNTDNMSVLGETFDYGPYGFMEAFNPDYICNHSDEWGRYAFNQQPSIGFWNLRALAYAMKDLLSGELTEQLLEVYQTRFFEDYDRLMNKKLGLKVMMPQDRQLMGDLLALLHQHAIDYSIFFRRLADFRQEDDETALYVPKQQQVQFRDWVTAYKARLVQENSIDEDRQAAMKKANPKYILRNYLAQQAIEKAEAGDASEVEKLIEILSKPYDEQPEHEDYAAEPPEWGRKLEISCSS from the coding sequence CTGAGCATGATCGACTCCCTCAGTTTTGACAACCGCTTTGCGGAGCTGGGGGAGCCCTTCTTTGCGCCGATGCGGGCCCGGCCGCTGCCGGATGCGCGCATGGTCACCTTCAGCCGGGAGGCGGCACAACTGCTTGACCTGCATCCCGACTGGCTGGGTTCGGCCGAGGCCGTCAATATCTTCGCAGGCCATGAAGTACCGGAGCAGGCCCAGCCGCTGTCCATGGTCTATGCCGGGCATCAGTTCGGCGGCTACAGCGCCCAGCTCGGCGACGGCCGCGGCATCCTGCTGGGCCAGGTCAGGAACAAAGCAGGCGAACTGTGGGACATCCACACCAAGGGTTCGGGCAAGACGCCGTTTAGCCGCTTCGGCGACGGCCGGGCGGTGCTGCGGAGCTGCATCCGCGAATATCTCGCCAGTGAGGCGCTCCATCACCTCGGCATCCCGACCACCCGGGCGCTTTGTGTGCTGGAAAGCTCGGAACCGGTACAGCGGGAGACGCTCGAGAATGCCGCGCTGCTGGTGCGGCTCGCCCGCTCCCACGTCCGCTTCGGCTCATTTGAATATTTCGCCCATACCAAGCGGCCGGAGGCGCTCAAGCAACTCGCCGACTATGTGATCGCGACCCATTTCCCTGACGTTTCGGAGGCGGAACAACCATATGACGCCCTGCTGCTCCGGATGGCGGAGCTGACCGGCAGCATGATCGCCCACTGGCAGGCTTACGGCTTCGCCCATGGGGTGATGAACACCGACAATATGTCGGTGCTGGGCGAGACCTTTGACTATGGCCCCTATGGGTTCATGGAGGCTTTCAACCCGGACTATATCTGCAACCATTCCGACGAGTGGGGCCGCTATGCCTTTAACCAGCAGCCGAGCATCGGCTTCTGGAACCTGCGCGCCCTGGCTTATGCGATGAAGGACCTGCTCAGTGGCGAGCTGACCGAGCAGCTGCTGGAGGTCTACCAGACCCGCTTTTTCGAGGACTATGACCGGCTGATGAACAAGAAGCTCGGCCTCAAGGTGATGATGCCCCAGGACCGCCAGCTGATGGGCGACCTGCTGGCGCTGTTGCACCAGCATGCGATCGACTACAGCATCTTCTTCCGCAGGCTCGCCGATTTCCGGCAGGAGGACGATGAAACGGCGCTCTATGTGCCGAAGCAGCAGCAGGTCCAGTTCCGCGACTGGGTCACGGCTTACAAAGCCCGTCTGGTGCAGGAAAATTCCATCGACGAAGACCGGCAGGCGGCGATGAAGAAAGCCAACCCCAAATATATCCTGCGCAATTACCTGGCCCAGCAGGCCATCGAGAAAGCCGAGGCCGGCGACGCCTCGGAAGTGGAAAAACTGATCGAGATCCTGTCAAAGCCCTATGACGAGCAGCCTGAGCATGAAGACTACGCCGCCGAACCGCCGGAGTGGGGCCGCAAGCTGGAGATTAGCTGCTCGAGTTGA
- a CDS encoding rhodanese-related sulfurtransferase: MSQIVVTALYHFVTLDDYKEMREPLLNFLQDQGIKGTLLLAREGINGTVAGTPKAIENLHNYLRADPRFKNIVTKESYTDEMPFYRTKVKLKKEIVTMGVEGIDPNHIVGTYVKPQDWNALISDPDVILVDTRNDYEVGIGTFKGALNPETDTFREFPAYVQENLSGDKDKKVAMFCTGGIRCEKSTAYLKEQGFNEVYHLEGGILKYLEEVPEEDSLWEGECFVFDSRVAVKHNLEPGIYDQCYACRMPITEEDKQHPHYEKGVSCHHCHDEKSAEQLRRYQERERQIELAREKGGEHIGGEVSDIIAQRREEKRRFKEEQKQHDHHSAEHVEA, translated from the coding sequence ATGTCACAGATTGTCGTTACGGCACTCTATCATTTTGTCACGCTCGACGATTATAAAGAGATGCGTGAGCCCCTTCTCAATTTCCTCCAGGACCAGGGCATCAAGGGCACATTGCTGCTGGCCCGCGAAGGCATCAACGGCACCGTCGCCGGCACGCCCAAAGCCATTGAAAATTTGCACAACTATCTGCGCGCCGATCCGCGCTTCAAGAATATTGTCACCAAGGAAAGCTATACCGACGAGATGCCCTTCTACCGCACCAAGGTGAAGCTGAAGAAGGAAATCGTCACCATGGGCGTGGAGGGGATCGACCCCAACCATATCGTCGGCACCTATGTGAAGCCGCAGGACTGGAATGCGCTGATTAGCGATCCGGACGTGATCCTGGTCGACACCCGCAACGATTACGAGGTAGGCATCGGCACCTTCAAGGGCGCCCTCAACCCGGAAACCGACACCTTCCGCGAGTTCCCGGCCTATGTGCAAGAGAACCTTTCAGGTGACAAAGACAAGAAGGTGGCCATGTTCTGCACCGGCGGCATCCGCTGCGAGAAATCCACCGCCTACCTCAAGGAGCAGGGCTTCAACGAAGTCTATCACCTGGAAGGCGGGATTCTGAAATATCTCGAGGAAGTGCCGGAAGAAGACAGCCTGTGGGAAGGCGAATGTTTCGTGTTTGACAGCCGGGTCGCGGTCAAACACAATCTGGAGCCGGGCATTTACGACCAGTGCTATGCCTGCCGCATGCCGATCACCGAAGAGGACAAACAGCATCCCCATTACGAAAAGGGCGTGAGCTGCCATCACTGCCACGATGAAAAATCTGCCGAACAGTTGCGCCGCTATCAGGAGCGCGAACGGCAGATCGAACTGGCCCGGGAAAAAGGCGGCGAGCATATCGGCGGCGAAGTCTCGGACATCATCGCCCAGCGCCGGGAAGAAAAACGCCGCTTCAAGGAAGAGCAGAAGCAGCACGACCACCACTCCGCCGAACACGTGGAGGCCTGA